The following coding sequences are from one Salvia hispanica cultivar TCC Black 2014 chromosome 3, UniMelb_Shisp_WGS_1.0, whole genome shotgun sequence window:
- the LOC125215589 gene encoding ribosome biogenesis protein NOP53-like: MGKRAKSSRKGKKEWRANISTEDIEDYFEKTTKDALSGGSLADVPSDSLFFLDKSRDLSVKRKIEKNREKVLRCDSVLQRNPFIKAIPSSTQNKKKSNRKGKAVPTPVDEDVAQGSLKDENTHDSGVLDLWEEKGGVEAKITKKPKTCIIPAVEVEHPGCSFNPHPESHQDALARAVADEMQKIYQHELGPQPIPLVVPGEAIDEEYKYFLEADADDGTDDDEQNENQDDDGDVDAEKSSQKTKRVTRVEFNRRARRKEQLRIEAEARKVKGLSKDIDSLSEIMQEIAKEDEEKHNRHLRRIVAKQERLKARPSRLGKYKFEPSPLQVLLTEEKTGSLRQLKGCCTLVRDRYKSLEKRGLIIPTRKGSRR; the protein is encoded by the exons ATGGGTAAGAGAGCGAAGAGTTCAAGGAAGGGAAAGAAAGAATGGAGGGCCAACATAAGCACTGAAGACATTGAAGATTATTTTGAGAAAACCACCAAAGACGCTCTTTCCGGTGGTTCTTTGGCTGATGTGCCCAGTGattctctcttcttccttGATAAATCCAGAG ATCTTTCTGTTAAGCGGAAGATTGagaaaaacagagaaaaaGTACTGCGATGTGATAGTGTTTTGCAGAGAAACCCTTTTATCAAAGCTATTCCGTCCTCTACacagaataagaaaaagtcAAATAGAAAGGGTAAAGCTGTACCAACACCAGTAGATGAAGATGTTGCGCAGGGCAGTCTGAAG GATGAAAATACACATGATTCTGGTGTTCTTGACTTGTGGGAAGAGAAAG GAGGAGTCGAGGCCAAAATAACAAAG AAGCCCAAGACTTGCATTATTCCTGCTGTTGAGGTTGAACATCCTGGATGTTCTTTCAATCCTCATCCCGAGAGCCATCAG GATGCTTTAGCTCGTGCTGTTGCAGATGAAATGCAGAAAATTTACCAACATGAATTGGGGCCTCAGCCGATCCCTTTAGTTGTCCCTGGTGAAGCTATTGATGAAGAATAT AAATATTTCCTTGAGGCAGATGCGGATGATGGAACTGATGATGATGAGCAAAATGAAAATCAGGATGATGACGGAGATGTTGATGCAGAAAAGAG TTCTCAGAAAACCAAAAGGGTGACACGGGTGGAGTTCAACCGGAGGGCTAGACGGAAAGAACAGTTGAGAATTGAAGCAGAAGCCAGAAAAGTGAAGGGACTTTCAAAAGACATAGACAG TTTATCAGAAATAATGCAAGAAATAGCGAAAGAGGATGAAGAGAAACACAACAGACATCTTCGGCGGATTGTTGCTAAGCAGGAAAGATTGAAAGCTCGTCCATCTCGCTTGGGAAAGTACAA ATTCGAGCCTTCTCCACTCCAAGTTCTATTAACTGAAGAGAAAACTGGTTCACTTCGGCAGTTGAAG GGCTGCTGTACGCTAGTCAGAGATCGTTACAAGAGCCTAGAGAAAAGAGGCCTGATTATCCCAACAAGGAAGGGTAGCAG GAGGTAG
- the LOC125210686 gene encoding serine/threonine-protein kinase BRI1-like 2, whose amino-acid sequence MDMKMFLPHLALLLLLTTTAAAPTSSQTDKLALLSFKKMIQQDPDGALSDWQRNRDPCTFHGVTCNDQRRVTALDLAQSNLVGQISFSPLSSLDMLLSLNLSANSFVVNANSSLLQIPYSVKELELSFSGVIGHLPENMFANCPSLQYVNLAFNNITGFLPENLFLHIDKLKYLDLSYNNVSGTISGLKIEKCSSLSHLDWSGNQISGSLPPSFSNCTSLVELILPENFLSGEIPSAFGALKNLQTLDLSHNHLTGWIPPELGNTCASLTDLKLSKNNITGSIPDSFASCSSLQTLDLSNNNLTGPFPDSILEKLTSLEILLLSGNWISGEFPASISFCKSLKVADFSSNKLSGIIPPDICPGAASLEELRAPDNLLYGPIPGQLSQCSQLKIIDFSINYINGSIPSELGNLENLEQLIAWYNGLEGSIPPELGKCKKLKNLILNNNHLSGKIPTEIFNCANIEWISLTSNALTGEIPKEFGSLSRLAVLQLASNSLSGQIPNELSSCTSLVWLDLNSNQLSGEIPPRLGRQVGSKALTGILSGNTLVFVRNVGNSCRGVGGLLEFAGIRPERLLQVPSLKTCDFTRLYSGPVLSLFTRYQTLEYLDLSYNQLRGKIPDAFGEMIALQVLVISHNQLSGEIPATLGQLKDLGVFDASHNRLQGHIPESFSMLSFLVQIDLSFNELTGQIPQRGQLSTLPASQYANNPGLCGVPLQECQYTQASSNPDDDEQGRKSGRSAPWGNSVVMGLLISVAAVCIMIVWAIAVRARRREAEGVKMLSSLQASYAATTWKIDKEREPLSINVATFQRQLRKLKFSQLIEATNGFSAASMIGSGGFGEVFKATLKDGSSVAIKKLIRLSCQGDREFMAEMETLGKIKHKNLVPLLGYCKIGEERLLVYEFMDHGSLEEMLHGRSRRKEGGGGGRLLRWEERKKIARGAAKGLCFLHHNCIPHIIHRDMKSSNVLLDNEMEARVSDFGMARLISALDTHLSVSTLAGTPGYVPPEYYQSFRCTSRGDVYSFGVILLELLTGKRPTDKEDFGDTNLVGWVKGKVREGKGMEVIDAELMSVNKATDEAEAEQVKEMVKYLEISLQCVDDFPSKRPNMLQVVAMLRDLGSAPNSA is encoded by the coding sequence ATGGACATGAAGATGTTTCTACCTCACCTCGCTCTCCTCCTACTCTTaaccaccaccgccgccgctccGACCTCATCACAGACCGATAAACTCGCCCTCCTCTCATTCAAAAAGATGATCCAACAAGACCCCGACGGCGCCCTCTCCGACTGGCAGCGCAACAGAGACCCATGCACATTCCACGGCGTCACCTGCAACGATCAACGCCGCGTCACCGCCCTCGATCTCGCCCAGTCCAATCTCGTCGGCCAAATCTCCTTCTCCCCGCTTTCCTCACTCGACATGCTCCTCTCCCTCAACCTCTCCGCCAACTCCTTCGTCGTCAACGCCAACTCTTCTCTCCTCCAAATTCCATATTCCGTCAAGGAGCTCGAGCTCTCCTTCTCCGGCGTCATCGGCCACCTACCGGAGAACATGTTCGCCAATTGTCCTAGTCTTCAATACGTCAATCTTGCCTTCAACAACATCACCGGATTTCTACCGGAGAATCTCTTCCTCCACATTGATAAGCTCAAATATCTCGATCTATCCTACAACAACGTCTCCGGCACCATCTCCGGTTTGAAGATTGAAAAATGCAGCTCCCTTTCTCACCTCGATTGGTCGGGGAATCAGATTTCCGGATCGCTGCCGCCGTCCTTCTCCAATTGCACCAGCCTCGTGGAGCTGATTCTGCCGGAGAATTTCCTCTCCGGCGAAATCCCCTCTGCTTTTGGCGCGCTGAAAAATTTACAAACCCTAGACCTCTCTCACAACCACCTCACTGGCTGGATCCCGCCGGAGCTCGGCAACACGTGCGCCTCCCTCACCGACCTCAAGCTCTCCAAAAACAACATCACCGGATCGATCCCCGACTCCTTCGCGTCGTGCTCGTCTCTCCAAACACTCGACCTCTCCAACAATAATTTGACCGGACCTTTCCCTGATTCGATTCTCGAAAAGTTAACATCTCTGGAGATCCTCCTCCTCAGCGGCAATTGGATTTCCGGCGAATTTCCGGCGTCAATTTCCTTCTGCAAGAGCCTGAAGGTGGCGGATTTCAGCTCCAACAAGTTGTCCGGGATCATCCCGCCGGATATATGCCCAGGCGCCGCCTCGCTGGAAGAGCTCCGGGCGCCGGATAATCTCCTCTACGGCCCGATCCCCGGCCAATTGTCTCAGTGCTCACAGCTGAAGATAATCGACTTCAGCATCAATTACATCAACGGATCAATTCCAAGTGAATTAGGAAATCTGGAGAATCTGGAGCAGCTGATAGCATGGTACAATGGGTTGGAAGGAAGCATACCGCCGGAGCTGGGGAAATGCAAGAAGCTGAAGAATCTGATCTTAAACAACAATCATTTAAGCGGCAAAATCCCTACGGAAATCTTCAATTGCGCTAACATAGAGTGGATTTCCCTCACCAGCAACGCCCTCACCGGCGAAATCCCCAAGGAATTCGGCTCATTATCTCGCCTAGCCGTTCTGCAACTCGCCAGCAACAGCTTAAGCGGGCAGATTCCGAACGAGTTATCGAGCTGCACCAGTTTAGTATGGCTAGACCTCAACAGCAACCAATTAAGCGGCGAGATCCCACCGCGGCTAGGGCGACAGGTCGGGTCGAAGGCGCTCACCGGAATTCTATCAGGAAACACACTAGTCTTCGTCAGGAATGTAGGGAACTCGTGCAGAGGAGTCGGAGGCCTTCTCGAATTCGCCGGAATCCGCCCCGAGCGGCTGCTGCAGGTTCCCTCGCTCAAGACCTGCGACTTCACCAGGCTCTACTCCGGCCCTGTTTTGAGTCTCTTCACGCGTTATCAGACGCTCGAGTATCTCGATCTCTCTTACAATCAGCTCCGCGGCAAAATCCCCGATGCGTTTGGGGAGATGATAGCTCTACAGGTTCTGGTCATATCGCACAACCAGTTATCCGGCGAGATTCCGGCGACGCTAGGGCAGCTCAAGGATCTCGGCGTGTTCGACGCTTCGCACAACAGACTGCAGGGGCATATTCCGGAGTCCTTCTCGATGCTGTCCTTCTTGGTGCAGATTGATCTGTCGTTTAACGAGCTCACCGGCCAGATTCCGCAGAGAGGGCAGCTGAGCACTCTTCCGGCGAGCCAGTACGCGAATAACCCCGGCCTCTGCGGCGTCCCGTTGCAGGAATGCCAGTACACTCAAGCCTCTTCCAATCCAGACGACGACGAACAGGGGCGGAAGAGCGGGAGGAGTGCCCCGTGGGGTAACAGCGTGGTGATGGGGTTACTGATATCCGTAGCCGCCGTGTGCATCATGATCGTGTGGGCCATCGCGGTCCGGGCGCGGCGGAGGGAGGCGGAGGGGGTGAAGATGCTGAGCAGCCTTCAGGCCTCCTACGCCGCCACCACGTGGAAGATCGACAAGGAGAGGGAGCCCCTCAGCATCAACGTCGCCACGTTCCAGCGCCAGCTGAGGAAGCTCAAATTCTCGCAGCTGATCGAGGCCACCAACGGCTTCTCCGCCGCTAGCATGATCGGCTCCGGCGGATTCGGGGAGGTGTTCAAGGCCACGCTCAAGGACGGCTCCAGCGTCGCCATAAAGAAACTCATCCGCCTCAGCTGCCAAGGCGACAGGGAGTTCATGGCGGAGATGGAAACGCTAGGGAAAATCAAGCACAAGAATCTAGTCCCATTGCTAGGCTACTGCAAAATCGGAGAGGAAAGGCTTCTAGTGTACGAGTTTATGGATCACGGCAGCTTGGAGGAGATGCTCCACGGGCGGTCGAGGAGGAAGGAAGGAGGCGGTGGCGGTCGGTTGCTGAGGTGGGAGGAGAGGAAGAAGATCGCGAGGGGGGCGGCCAAGGGGCTCTGTTTCCTCCACCACAACTGCATCCCGCACATCATCCACCGCGACATGAAGTCGAGCAACGTGCTCCTGGACAACGAGATGGAGGCGCGGGTGTCCGACTTTGGGATGGCGCGGCTGATCAGCGCGCTGGACACGCACCTGAGCGTGAGTACCCTGGCGGGGACGCCAGGGTACGTGCCACCTGAGTACTATCAGAGCTTCAGGTGCACGTCGAGGGGAGATGTGTACTCGTTTGGGGTGATCCTGCTGGAGCTGCTGACGGGGAAGAGGCCGACGGATAAGGAGGACTTTGGGGACACGAATCTGGTGGGGTGGGTGAAGGGGAAGGTGAGGGAAGGGAAGGGGATGGAGGTGATCGATGCGGAGCTGATGTCGGTGAACAAGGCCACGGATGAGGCCGAGGCCGAGCAGGTGAAGGAGATGGTGAAGTACTTGGAGATCTCGCTGCAATGTGTGGACGATTTCCCCTCCAAGCGCCCTAATATGCTGCAGGTTGTGGCCATGCTCAGGGACCTTGGATCTGCTCCCAATAGTGCTTGA